In the genome of Arachis hypogaea cultivar Tifrunner chromosome 9, arahy.Tifrunner.gnm2.J5K5, whole genome shotgun sequence, the window tattttaatatatattatatattaatgattGAATTTggtagttaattttaatgtacatctAATATCGTTATTAAAAAACGGTTTGATTATTGACCTAATATAGATTTGATTATTTTTACTATAGCAggtttgattattttaataattaattatttaattaaaaaatatataaattaatatctatatatatacaaaaataaataataatagatttagtaaataatttttaatacatataaaatatttttgtacaccaatatttaataattaattcgatgacttttttatgattaattttttgtgtatatataattTAAGTAATTAGCAAAAAAAAACATGTGAATCTCACCTTGACTACTTCCACCATTAGTGCCAGCAGCGGTTGAATCTTCAACTTTGATTCCGAGTTTGGAACAGTTAGATCCAATAGTACCTTAACAATAGCAAGGCCAAAATGGAAACTGAATCACTTTATATCAATATTGTTCTAATTTTCCTATGCCTTAAAGAAAGAAAGTTTGATTTGgatccttaattaattatttaactaattaattgcTTACATGCACTGTAGCAAGGGAAAACAGAGATGTTTAGAAGATTGAAAGTGTTGGGATTGCATTCACATCTGTATGTATGAGTCTTGTTCTTCTGGCAGCTACCTTCCCCGCAGTATGCCCAATAGCACGCTATATCACACATTACACATACATAATGcacatttttatattaaatatatcgtTATTAGAAGTTAGAAAGATGAAATTAAATCAacccaataatagtattaattatACTTACGATCAAAAGCTGAGAAATTGTGTGGTACACTCTTCTCTGGAACTGGAGGGGGTGCTGACTGGCAACCGTAGTTCATACTACCtgcatatataatatattaatagaataGATTGGAAACACTAATTCAACATACTAGGCtgctttttttttaaactattctTTTCAGTTTGACcgattaaagattaatttatcacgaatttaaattttatttaaaaataactaataaattactGCATATAACaagacaaaattcaaattttaaatacttaATCGAATAAGTGAGTTGACTATTTTTGGCCAACTTAAAACtaattgatattattatttaacACTATTTAAAACACATAATGCTATCAATGTAATAATTATTTGAGAAAATTGTATTAGCAACATCACCGGTCTAATATATACAGCCaatttaataatttgattaaagTAATTTTGAAACTTTATTCTAATAAGTAAAgtcattaaatatattttatttgtgatttattttttttattattttttatttttgagattttgcaaaaaaaaaaaaaaactaatttaaaaaatatattattttcactcctttattttttcataaaatcttaaaaagcaaaatatatttaaaaaataagaatataaatcaaaagacatgaaattttttttttttttaaatgtaagaTGGATTAGTAGAGTACATTGAGGGATGACACATGGGAGAAAGCTATTGCCATCTGTATCATTGTCACTGTCCCGAGTCCGCTTCCAACCATTATCACATTCACATATGAAGTTTAATGGGTAACTCGTGTTTGCTACGCACTTTCCCTTCCCACATTCCACTTCATCACAGATCTTCCCTGCAATGATATAATCCATATACATGTATTCTCACGGTTAATAAATAACTACTATTCATTACTATATGAGAAAAGCTCATGCCagtaatatttatttatactgactaatatttttagttaatattgtATTTATACCAGTATTTTATTAGTGTATTTAGACTTTCTTTTGACATTAATAAATTTGTTAACTAACTGTTAATCGAAAACAATAACTTGTGCTAAATTATAATTATGTAtgtttcaagaataaatataaaaacagTTTTTTTCATGGGTAAATTTACATGAGAACATGTTATTCTaacagaaatatatatatattattttaaatattaaaaagggACTTCAAGTAATTCCCCTCTAAATTCAAAAGGTAAAGTGttaagaaaagaagataaaataaaataaagagggaaggggaaggggaaagaGTATGTAGTTGAGTTAAGCACCAAGAATATCATCTTCAAGATCAGCTTTGGCAATAATAGGAAGCAGCGCCATGAAAAGTATAGTAGTAAGGCCTAAACACCTACACAAGTAGTAATCCATTTTTTATATACCAAGTAATAAGCAATAAGCAATAACAGCAGTGTCTTTGGAATTTGGAAGTAGTATATAGTATATAGGTAGAGGAGGGTTTATGATTTGAAGGAGGGATTTGAAAATGTTCTTATAAATATGAAGGTGGTAGATTAATGCGTGGCCAAATCCTCGTGTTCCACATAGAGCGGACTTTTAactatgtttattattatttttgggattagaatttaaaacacgCTTTACCAGTCATCTACGCTATCATTTTCTTATCTATTTTTTTCTCTACATGGCTTTGGGCATCATTATTTTTTCGTCCCCAAAGTTAccgcatttaaaaaaaaataaaggttgCAAATAATTACCGATAAATgcgattattaattaattataatatattaagtaAGTTTTCAAATTCCGAATgagttattttaaattatattcgcAAGATCTTATGTCTATgtgcatatataaaaaattatttaaagaagttcaaaaatatacataatacaaattaaaatttatacaaataaattatataatctaaaatactttacaaaaatatactgatagaacatatatgttaaaatataaaaaatatatatgacgaTCTTTCATACTACAAAATTTATGAATAATAAAATTCATgtcaaattttttaacaatttttttaatataaatcaacagacaattaaataaaaaatttattttttattttgtttataaatttattttttataatattcatagttaaaataaTCTCTCAGTTATAACagttaaaataaagagaattaatACTAAACAAATCAAACGATTAATACAAAAATACATTAAAGACTTTCATGTTTCTATTAATCCTTGGCATATCTCTTGAATTATATACAAGTTATTCAATTTAACATGATTAACACAGAACATAAAATTTATAATGTTTGAGGTTCACATGTTTTAGAAAGTGACATAGTAAAGTGATGCAGGAAGCTCACAAATTTAAAGATTAGAAAATTTTatccaattaaaaaataattagtgataatatattttctaattttttttatgggaTATTGCCACTTAATTTTCTGGTTATTAAACATAGATAATATTTGAGTTAGATTTTTACTTATAAATTTGACATTAAATGTGCTTAACAATTAATTATTAGTACAAGGTAACTACTTACCCTAtctttcaaatacaaaataaaattatatataatataaactcACGAGTCACTACtattaatttttgtttcaaaaaattaagGGAGCCAAGGTCTATACTCCCCCTCCCACTACATCGGACCTATTATAATCACTTAATTAGATAAAGCAGCCCTCACGgtatattatttacattattcacaaAAGTCATTATTTACCTACCAAAATTCTTTAAtcttatgaaaaaaaattttaaaattttttaagaattgttatattttttattaaataataatcgagattaatttgtttaatttttttttatcaaaatttagtaTAAAGTTTGATttatctaacaaaataaaaaaaagttagaaatgGCCAAAAATTTATTAGAGACCGATTTGGTATATATATTGAGCAATGAAGTCacgattaaattgaaaaaataaaagacaGAAAATTGTCAGTTGTCGCCTATGGACAGGAGCGAGAAATAGCTAACCAAATAGTAATACATTAATGATAACGGAAAATAACTGCCACAATTTTCATCACTAAATTTATTCTCCTGCTGCCCGTTTAGAAAAAACTTAGGACTTACATTATATTTCTCATCTAGAAGAGTTGAAAGTAAGCACAGAcatctttaatttgtttttaaattcataaaacgATGTGGCAATTAGTCAATCTGAGAGAAAATTAGGGACAGAGAAGCTTTCAAAGGAGGACTAACTACTACGTATTAATGAGGTAAACTAAACTGCAATTGGTAGTTAATTAAAACGAATCAAGTCCACGAATTGGTGTTTAAGAACTAAGGTAGAGACTAGAGTACATTCATAACTTCTAACAGACTTGTATGCTTTTGAGTATTCttctatttttaatgaaattgaatTGATAGAATGGTTAAAACCgaccatttttaatttttttcattcccTTAAATTTATCATGGTTACTTCTTTATAATTAAATGCATTGAGCTTTAATTACTGTGTTTATTCTAGTTTCATCATACTTTTaaatacatatttataatttaaaaatttgtaattaaatttttatctcaaataaaaattttcaattagattttgtttttgttaactgctttttgttaaaaaataaaatacttttgaaatatttattttatatttggtgTATGACTAATTTTAAGattattgcatttttttatttttaaaaaaataactactaGTAAAGACTTAGTTAAATTTTTTcatctaatataaattttttttacaaacttTAAACTCTAAAGTCGTAATTGAAAGTTTAGTAATACTAAGGACAAATAATTAAAGAGAATTACTCAGATAAAGATACTGAAAACGtcttttttataaagatattttttaataattaaaatttaacatatataatcgattaaatcatgttattcttgtcaaaattaggctagacaaattgatttgattgaaaaatagtgaatcaaatcttgaactagtctaaattaatattatgttttatagaaaataactataataccctattatagaaaatgactaaaatacttctattatatatattaattttgagaatcctaaattttagtcttttatttttctatcgtaggattaggatttagaatttaaaatatatatatatataataagagtattttaatcattctctataataagggtattatagttatttttttataaaaaatattaatttagaccagttcaaaatttgattcaccagtttttcggttaaatcaatttatctagcctaattttgacaaaaataacatgatttaatcgattatatatgttaaattttaatttctaaaaaagatctttaaaaaaagacgttttaggtgTGTTTATCTTAGTGGCTCCCATAATTAAAACCTAAAAGATATACCAAAAATTACAAGCGACacatgaaaagaaataaaataagtaacaaaATTTGATATACTTTATAAAGAATTATTCTTCATATCCAAGCAATTTTAGCATCTAAGTTTATCCAAGTAATTTGGAGGCACTCGCTTCTTCTCCcccatgcttcttcttcttctccttctccttgttCAAATTCACATACGCGTGGAGCTTCTTCTCACACTCGTTTACGCACggatcatcttctttttcttcgcttttctcctcctcctcctcattctcctccCTTTTTcgcgtttcttcttcttcacgtgtcttctccttcttcttcttcttcttcttcttcttcttcttcttcttcttcttcttcttcttctcacactCGTTTACGCACGGATCATCTTCTTCTTCGcctttctcctcctcctcattctcctccctttttgcgttccttcttcttcacgtgttttctccttattgtcattcttttgttgttgttgctgctgtatttttttattttcctccttctctccctGGTAAAGAAGTAGTAGAAGGTGACGAGAAAGAGTTTTAAATTGTGCAGAACAGAAAtaaatgaaaattatatatagaagtgaaatgaaattatatttagaatgaattgaaatcattaagtaatttcagttcattctaaatataatttcagttcatttttaaatataatttcggtttatttttgagtgaattattttgttatgattcttcttgttttactatcttgagaggaataaaaccaagaaaaagagaagaaaaatcaaataaaaaagaagaaataagaagaaaaaattctTCAAAACTTCTCGTCATGTTCTTCTTTTTTTGTCTTGTTCATCtaatcaaatgaagaagaagaaacacataatgctgcaaaatcacttgatggatttggatgtgtttttgttcatgattcaattTTGTTTGTATGTTTGTTTTCGCATTTGTTTGTGTGTcgcaatcattaagtaatttcgatttattctggatttaaataagaTGCATTTAGTTTGTGCTTATTTTGAAATGAGTTTACATTCTGAAATTTAATTTTCGGCTTATTCTAAATataatttcagtttatttctattctacacaattcaaaactcgtcctcctcaccttctactgcttcttcaccagagagaaggaagaaaaaaaatacagcaacaacaataacaaaagaatgacaataaggagaaaacacgtgaagaaaaaTGAACGCGAAAAAGACGAAAAAGGaggaacgcgaaaaagaaggcgaagaagaagaagctccgtacgtaaacgagcgtgagaagaagaagaaacgagtgtgagaagaaggagaagaaaaagaagcagcagcGCGTGTAATCACGCTGCTCTTTTAATGATAGTAGTTTTTGTTGGTGTTGGGCCTACTTAGATGAACTTGGATGAAAAAATACTTGGATATTTAACAACCCTACTTTATAAATAGTTTAATCTTTTAAACACTTAATCAATATCTCAATTTCCAACCATGTTTACGAAAATATTTGGTAATAACTTATAGAAACACTCTATTATACAGATTAGAGTTATATAAAGAAagagtataaatttttttataattatttttgattattttattgttatttaaaatGTAAGTTCTACCATTTTTAATCTCTCTTTTatctgataaaaaaaatatgtaaacttatatttttattatataattcacCTAACTTATATGAGGTAAACAGTGACttttataacaaattttgatGGAAAATTAATCACCATTATGAATCCAATGGAAATTAGGTAAGCAAGTCCAATGTTTAAAGCTCCGCTCAATTCTTGGACATGTCCAAATAAACCATCACTGACCACCCTATTAACAAAGGCAAATTTTACTTGGAAAGTTAGAAGTTTAAAACTTAGTTTTCTTAAGTAGCGATTGTTTTGAAGTAATGAGATGGAAATTAGAATTTAATATcatatttgttaatttaaaagattggtattaaaatttaatttttgtccttaaaattttaatattttagtattttcaaaaagtgaaaatacaagaaactaaaattttttagacagaaattaaaactttaataatattttatacttaaaatatctcgttttaattaattaattccaactttATCATtcgtataaattaaattagaactttatttttatttcgatCTTTGTTTCTCACTTTACACAAAAAataatactgagatttatttcgatctcgtctctcagtctctgtctcttagtctcaatCTCTCAGTCTTTGTCCCTCTTCCAAATGCTACCTTAAGAAGTCAAGTTATTTACCATTTCCAACTACGAGAATTTAAAGGTgcatttagtttatatttttattttctgtttttattttcagtatttttagaattttgtgaaaaaagatataaaaacaggagataataacaaaaaaattatattattttcactattttcactttttccttcacaaattccagaaaacactaaaaacaaaaATGCAA includes:
- the LOC112710983 gene encoding uncharacterized protein; the protein is MDYYLCRCLGLTTILFMALLPIIAKADLEDDILGKICDEVECGKGKCVANTSYPLNFICECDNGWKRTRDSDNDTDGNSFLPCVIPQCSMNYGCQSAPPPVPEKSVPHNFSAFDPCYWAYCGEGSCQKNKTHTYRCECNPNTFNLLNISVFPCYSACTIGSNCSKLGIKVEDSTAAGTNGGSSQASLVVPWGSLGWIVTLLISSGLVMWS